A part of Capsicum annuum cultivar UCD-10X-F1 chromosome 6, UCD10Xv1.1, whole genome shotgun sequence genomic DNA contains:
- the LOC124885327 gene encoding syntaxin-123-like: MGRGQILSTVEEIQESNDVVKEIERKLHDLHQIYLDMAFLVEARGGLLDNIETRVSKMMKEMKKEVMKKLTDLEKIFELLIDVLVSIFLI; this comes from the exons ATGGGACGCGGACAG ATCTTAAGCACCGTAGAAGAAATTCAGGAAAGTAATGATGTAGTGAAGGAAATTGAGAGAAAGCTTCATGATCTGCATCAAATTTATCTAGATATGGCTTTTTTGGTTGAAGCTCGAGGAGGCTTGTTAGATAATATTGAAACACGG gTGTCTAAAATGatgaaggagatgaagaaagaagtgatgaagaaattgaccgACCTTGAGAAAATTTTCGAATTGTTGATAGATGTTTTAGTATCGATCTTTTTGATATAG